One genomic region from Spirulina subsalsa PCC 9445 encodes:
- a CDS encoding LapA family protein: protein MQRQVHALLVLGFIIASLTLIFVLQNPDYVAINFIKWEGETPLALLLVITLASGVIIGLICAIPTLFAKNTQITRQKRENKEIYEQLLEAKIQIESQEKRIKYLESHLNNADFNTTFDS from the coding sequence ATGCAAAGACAAGTTCATGCTTTACTGGTTTTGGGGTTTATTATTGCTTCCCTAACCCTGATTTTTGTCCTACAAAATCCCGACTATGTGGCGATTAATTTTATCAAATGGGAAGGAGAAACCCCCCTCGCTCTGCTGTTAGTCATTACCCTAGCCAGTGGGGTGATTATTGGCTTAATTTGTGCTATTCCTACCCTTTTTGCTAAAAATACCCAAATCACTCGACAAAAGCGAGAAAATAAGGAGATTTACGAACAATTGCTAGAGGCTAAAATACAAATTGAGAGCCAAGAAAAGCGGATTAAATATCTTGAATCTCATTTGAACAACGCTGATTTTAACACAACCTTTGATTCCTAA
- a CDS encoding PRC-barrel domain-containing protein yields MKKLDIIIQQSQLIERLILDRNTTVKIGTFDQFWIDPQGHVVDGLICRHGFLNQQKKYIPWSQVETIGEDSILVDCSEKSKQKPGKCSLIIGHELWSSQGNKIGKLVDFIFHRETGDIKGYLFVKEGWKGALFEGVHILSPLGISRVGDKRVMVLQAALDKAEKYQEGLGSKFEQAMQFLQEDYQKTKQDLDATLEATLDRTKQVTERLKDTAQSMTQFRQNNEADPRDSNPPTHDIITEDNLEKPETPDSDPIKEE; encoded by the coding sequence ATGAAAAAACTTGATATCATTATACAGCAAAGCCAACTGATTGAGCGACTTATTTTAGATCGAAATACTACGGTCAAAATCGGTACATTTGATCAGTTTTGGATTGACCCTCAAGGTCATGTTGTGGATGGCTTAATCTGTAGACATGGCTTTTTAAATCAGCAAAAAAAATATATTCCTTGGTCACAAGTTGAAACCATTGGCGAAGATAGCATTCTAGTTGATTGTAGCGAAAAAAGCAAGCAAAAACCCGGGAAATGTTCGTTAATCATTGGTCATGAACTCTGGAGTTCTCAAGGCAATAAGATCGGGAAGTTGGTTGATTTTATCTTTCATCGAGAGACGGGAGACATCAAAGGCTACTTATTTGTTAAAGAGGGCTGGAAAGGGGCGTTATTTGAAGGGGTGCATATCTTATCTCCTCTCGGTATATCGAGGGTGGGAGATAAGCGCGTGATGGTTTTACAAGCAGCCTTAGATAAAGCCGAAAAATATCAAGAAGGATTGGGAAGCAAATTTGAACAGGCGATGCAGTTTTTACAGGAAGATTATCAAAAAACTAAACAAGATTTAGATGCAACCTTAGAAGCAACTTTAGACCGAACAAAACAGGTCACTGAACGGTTAAAAGATACGGCTCAATCAATGACCCAATTCCGGCAAAATAACGAAGCAGACCCCAGAGACTCAAATCCCCCTACCCATGATATAATCACTGAAGACAATCTAGAAAAACCCGAAACTCCAGATTCTGACCCCATCAAGGAGGAATAA